The Clostridium sporogenes genome contains a region encoding:
- a CDS encoding PTS sugar transporter subunit IIA has protein sequence MELNELITKSTIELNVVAKDKEDLINKMIDVLVKDGAVLDEDKFKADIYHRESLSNTGIGFGIAIPHAKSIAVKEPRIAVGVLKDNVDYDSIDGEPVNMIFMIAVNDMQSDLHLKALANLSRKLMHEDFRGKILNAKSKSEILEII, from the coding sequence ATGGAATTAAATGAATTAATAACAAAAAGCACTATAGAATTAAATGTAGTGGCAAAGGATAAAGAGGATCTTATTAATAAAATGATTGATGTTTTGGTAAAGGATGGAGCAGTTCTTGATGAGGATAAATTTAAAGCAGATATTTATCATAGGGAATCTTTAAGTAATACAGGCATAGGTTTTGGTATTGCTATACCACATGCTAAATCTATAGCTGTAAAGGAACCGCGTATTGCAGTAGGAGTTCTTAAAGATAATGTGGATTATGATTCAATAGACGGAGAACCAGTAAACATGATATTTATGATAGCAGTAAACGATATGCAAAGTGATCTTCATCTAAAGGCATTAGCTAACTTATCAAGAAAATTAATGCATGAAGATTTTAGGGGGAAAATATTAAACGCAAAATCAAAATCAGAAATATTAGAAATAATTTAA